A DNA window from Bacteroides cellulosilyticus contains the following coding sequences:
- a CDS encoding N-acetylmuramoyl-L-alanine amidase, translated as MRTVHLIVIHCSATKENETLTEIEFEKSHRQRGLNGIGYHYYIRRDGNIKSTRSVRKPGAHAQGHNLDSIAICYEGGLNRHGLPKDTRTQWQKHSMIVLLKTLLIDYPDCHICGHRDLPQIMDNHSLIEPESWLEECPCFDAATEYHCLRYSND; from the coding sequence ATGAGAACTGTTCATCTGATAGTTATTCATTGCTCCGCAACAAAGGAGAATGAAACATTAACGGAAATTGAATTCGAAAAGTCGCACCGCCAGCGTGGACTAAATGGTATCGGTTATCATTATTACATTCGGAGAGACGGAAATATTAAGAGTACACGTTCTGTTCGAAAACCCGGAGCTCATGCCCAAGGGCACAATCTTGACAGCATCGCTATATGTTACGAAGGTGGTCTTAACCGGCACGGACTTCCCAAAGATACACGCACTCAATGGCAAAAGCACTCCATGATTGTTTTACTCAAAACGCTCCTTATTGATTATCCGGACTGTCATATTTGCGGGCATCGTGATTTACCTCAAATTATGGATAACCATTCATTAATAGAACCGGAATCATGGCTGGAAGAATGTCCTTGCTTCGATGCAGCGACTGAATATCATTGCTTACGCTATAGCAATGACTAG
- a CDS encoding carboxypeptidase-like regulatory domain-containing protein, whose protein sequence is MKKLASIAVGWLMAFLLLGISPLWAQEEAGNYFTITGIVKNKDNKRKLENVNVSVPGTNIGTVTNADGVFSLKIKDTETILGLEVSHIGYLNSQVSLKDKEDVSDLTIWMLPAPNLLSEIVIFGNNARGLVEEAIKKIPVNYSVDKNLLTAFYRETVQKRRRYISVSEAVIDVSKTTYSDREPSNDRVQLQKGRRLLSPKTSDTLAVKVVGGPNLSIYLDIVKNGDALLSMENLNYYDFHIEEPVNLDNRMQYVVSFRPRVSLMYALFYGKLYIDFEKLAFTRAEFSLDMQNRVKAVEAILHKKPLGLRFRPQEVSYLVTYKEQNGKTYLNYIRNEIRFKCDWKKRLFSSSYTVFSEMVVTDRKSDFAAIPSKKAFKEKQVFYDLVDEYWNEDFWKTYNIIEPTETLEHAVNKLKKQSR, encoded by the coding sequence ATGAAAAAGTTAGCTAGTATTGCAGTTGGGTGGTTGATGGCATTTTTGCTGTTGGGTATTTCACCTTTATGGGCACAGGAAGAAGCCGGGAACTATTTCACTATTACAGGAATAGTGAAAAATAAGGATAATAAGAGAAAACTGGAGAATGTGAATGTGTCTGTTCCCGGTACGAACATCGGAACCGTTACGAATGCAGATGGTGTGTTTTCTCTGAAGATAAAGGACACGGAGACTATTCTGGGATTGGAGGTTTCACATATTGGGTATTTGAATTCTCAAGTTTCTCTGAAGGATAAGGAAGATGTATCTGATCTCACTATCTGGATGCTGCCGGCTCCTAATCTACTGAGTGAGATTGTTATCTTTGGCAATAACGCCCGGGGGCTTGTGGAAGAGGCGATTAAAAAAATTCCGGTGAACTATTCGGTTGATAAGAATTTGCTGACTGCATTTTATCGGGAGACAGTACAGAAAAGGCGACGCTATATCAGTGTATCGGAGGCTGTGATAGATGTGTCTAAAACTACGTACAGCGACCGGGAACCATCGAATGATAGAGTGCAACTACAAAAAGGACGTCGCCTGCTGAGCCCGAAAACCAGTGATACACTGGCAGTAAAAGTGGTGGGCGGGCCTAATCTTTCTATTTATCTGGATATTGTGAAGAACGGAGATGCATTGTTGAGCATGGAAAATCTGAATTATTATGATTTTCATATTGAGGAACCTGTGAATCTGGATAATCGTATGCAATATGTAGTCAGTTTTCGCCCCAGAGTCAGCCTGATGTATGCATTGTTTTACGGAAAACTCTATATTGATTTTGAGAAACTGGCATTCACCCGTGCGGAATTCTCTCTGGATATGCAAAACAGAGTGAAGGCGGTGGAAGCTATTCTTCATAAGAAGCCTCTCGGACTACGTTTCAGACCACAGGAAGTTTCCTATCTGGTGACGTATAAGGAACAGAATGGAAAAACTTATCTGAATTACATACGGAATGAAATTCGTTTCAAATGCGACTGGAAAAAGCGTTTATTCTCTTCCAGCTATACCGTATTTTCCGAAATGGTGGTAACAGATAGAAAGAGCGACTTTGCAGCCATTCCTAGCAAGAAAGCTTTCAAAGAAAAACAAGTGTTCTATGATTTGGTAGACGAATATTGGAATGAGGATTTCTGGAAGACATACAATATTATTGAGCCTACAGAGACTCTGGAACATGCTGTGAATAAATTGAAAAAGCAATCCCGTTAG
- a CDS encoding RNA polymerase sigma-70 factor, with the protein MLNELFILTKIKEGDIKAFEEIFRRYYSPLCWYAAGITGEMEAAEEIVEELFYVFWKDREHLQIFQSVKSYLYKAVRNAALQFCEHKEVKERYREYVLAGNATEQDSDPHRQLEYEELQGLIRHTLDKLPVRRLRIFEMHRMEGKKYAEIASSLSLSVKTVEAEMTKALRTLRNEIDNYILTK; encoded by the coding sequence ATGCTGAATGAGCTGTTCATACTGACTAAAATAAAAGAGGGCGATATAAAGGCGTTTGAGGAAATCTTCCGTCGTTACTATTCCCCTCTTTGCTGGTATGCCGCAGGTATTACGGGAGAGATGGAAGCTGCCGAGGAAATTGTGGAAGAGTTGTTCTACGTGTTTTGGAAGGACCGGGAACATTTGCAGATATTCCAGTCCGTAAAAAGCTATTTATATAAAGCTGTACGAAATGCAGCACTCCAGTTTTGCGAGCATAAGGAAGTCAAGGAACGGTATCGCGAATATGTATTGGCGGGTAATGCTACGGAACAGGATTCTGATCCTCACCGGCAGTTGGAGTATGAAGAGTTACAGGGACTGATCCGCCATACTCTTGATAAATTACCCGTGCGCCGGCTCCGGATATTTGAAATGCATCGCATGGAAGGAAAGAAATATGCGGAGATAGCTTCTTCATTATCTCTGTCCGTCAAGACGGTAGAGGCTGAGATGACGAAAGCGCTGCGAACCTTACGAAATGAAATTGATAATTATATCCTTACGAAATGA
- a CDS encoding FecR family protein, with protein sequence MIEVNKNRTKTDEAWERLYARLDEDNLLVGVGREGIVRRKLLLKWGTLAAAVIAGFVYLASALWFVPGGEIESLNLVTQENRETSMLVTTLEDGSVVYLAQESTLKYPEHFATDKREVNLQGEAFFDVAKKHEQTFLIETEKVQIEVLGTAFNVRSHGDDSFRLSVQRGRVKVSLKQGGQSVLVNAGETVTLQARQLQLSETGDSDEFRQYTKNIRFKDECLEDILRVVNAEASALQIQTASPVLSKRKLTIEFENNSPETVAELICWALSLKCSREGDKLILSE encoded by the coding sequence ATGATTGAAGTGAATAAAAATAGGACGAAGACGGATGAGGCATGGGAACGCTTGTATGCCCGTTTGGATGAAGATAACCTGCTCGTCGGAGTAGGGCGGGAAGGGATAGTGCGTCGCAAACTTCTCTTGAAATGGGGAACATTGGCGGCTGCCGTAATTGCCGGTTTCGTCTATCTGGCATCTGCGTTGTGGTTTGTTCCGGGAGGAGAGATCGAAAGCCTCAATTTGGTGACGCAAGAAAATCGTGAAACATCCATGTTGGTTACCACGCTCGAAGACGGTTCTGTAGTATATCTGGCACAGGAGAGCACGCTGAAGTATCCCGAACATTTTGCTACGGACAAGCGGGAAGTGAACTTACAGGGAGAAGCTTTCTTTGATGTAGCAAAGAAACATGAACAAACTTTCCTGATTGAAACGGAAAAGGTACAGATAGAAGTGTTGGGTACAGCTTTCAATGTCCGTAGTCATGGAGATGACTCCTTCCGGCTCTCCGTGCAGCGGGGCAGAGTGAAGGTCTCACTGAAGCAAGGCGGACAAAGTGTACTGGTAAATGCTGGGGAAACCGTTACCTTGCAGGCGCGGCAGTTACAACTGAGTGAGACAGGAGATTCCGATGAGTTCAGACAATATACAAAGAATATACGTTTCAAGGACGAATGCCTGGAAGATATTCTGCGAGTGGTGAATGCCGAGGCTTCCGCTTTGCAGATACAGACGGCATCGCCGGTTCTGAGTAAACGGAAGCTGACCATTGAATTTGAGAATAATTCCCCCGAAACAGTAGCGGAACTTATTTGCTGGGCGCTGAGTTTGAAATGTTCGCGTGAAGGTGATAAACTGATTTTATCCGAATGA
- a CDS encoding carboxypeptidase-like regulatory domain-containing protein, with protein sequence MKLHRFFIIFLSLLLITCGMRADGGDVLERIIRLPGTKGTVYSLLSKVSEQSGYLFVYDSKVVNNDVEIKTKKKNCTVRQAIYEIVGDRTLELKVIGNHILILPPAEKVVRKRKVSEETPLPTYFTITGLLRDKETSDPVVSASVILQGTSIGNITNKNGEFRLNLPDSLKNGKLSFSHLGYVAQSIEASTLIGRDNVLSLEPKIVPLQEVLIRLVEPKKLLREMVNQRGENYSLNPAYLTTFYREGVQLKNKFQSLTEAVFKVYKSSLPEINVSDQVKLLKMSKIDNRESTDSLVAKIRAGIQACLQLDIMKDLPDFLSVDAEDNPYMYTSGDIAFIDDRCVNVVYFEQKRSVRTPLYCGALYIDSENSALVQARIEINPKYIKEATRIFVVRQAPKINLTTQKVVYTISYKPWKGTYYIHHIRGDLYFKMKRKRFFFSNPILHTWFEMVTCLVDTENVTRFSRAERLPPRTVLADEEFKYDEHFWEDFNVIPLEEELSRIIEKVALKIEKIDHQEE encoded by the coding sequence ATGAAACTTCATCGTTTCTTCATAATTTTTCTGAGCCTGCTTCTCATTACCTGTGGCATGAGGGCGGACGGAGGAGATGTGTTGGAACGTATCATCCGGTTGCCCGGGACGAAAGGAACGGTATATTCCCTGTTGAGCAAAGTGTCTGAACAATCCGGTTATCTTTTTGTATACGACAGTAAAGTGGTGAACAATGACGTCGAAATCAAGACAAAAAAGAAAAACTGTACGGTCCGGCAGGCCATCTATGAAATTGTAGGCGACCGGACATTAGAACTGAAAGTGATAGGAAATCACATCTTGATTCTGCCTCCTGCGGAGAAGGTCGTACGGAAGCGGAAAGTCTCGGAAGAGACACCCTTGCCAACCTATTTCACCATTACCGGCCTTTTGCGGGATAAAGAAACGAGTGATCCCGTTGTGAGTGCGTCGGTCATTCTTCAAGGAACTTCAATAGGTAATATTACAAATAAGAACGGGGAGTTCAGGCTCAACCTGCCTGACTCCCTGAAAAATGGCAAGCTTTCTTTTTCCCATTTAGGATATGTTGCACAAAGCATTGAAGCATCTACGCTGATTGGCCGGGACAATGTGTTGAGCCTGGAACCTAAAATAGTTCCTTTGCAGGAAGTGCTGATACGGTTGGTGGAACCCAAGAAACTATTGCGTGAAATGGTAAATCAGCGTGGGGAAAACTATTCATTGAATCCCGCTTATCTGACTACGTTCTACCGGGAGGGGGTGCAGTTGAAAAATAAATTCCAGAGCTTGACGGAAGCTGTTTTCAAAGTTTATAAATCTTCTTTGCCGGAGATTAACGTATCCGATCAGGTGAAGCTGCTAAAGATGAGTAAGATTGATAACCGGGAGAGTACAGACAGTCTGGTTGCTAAGATCAGGGCCGGTATCCAGGCTTGTTTGCAGTTGGATATAATGAAAGACCTGCCGGATTTTCTGTCGGTTGATGCGGAAGATAATCCGTATATGTATACCTCCGGTGACATTGCATTCATAGATGACCGCTGTGTCAATGTGGTTTATTTTGAGCAGAAGCGGAGTGTCAGGACGCCTCTTTATTGTGGGGCGTTGTATATTGATTCTGAGAATAGCGCTTTGGTGCAGGCCCGCATTGAGATAAATCCCAAGTACATCAAGGAGGCTACACGTATCTTTGTCGTCAGACAGGCACCAAAGATAAATCTGACGACACAGAAGGTGGTATATACTATTTCGTATAAACCGTGGAAAGGTACTTATTATATCCATCATATCCGTGGTGACCTGTACTTCAAGATGAAGCGGAAACGTTTTTTCTTTAGCAACCCTATTTTGCATACTTGGTTCGAAATGGTGACTTGTCTGGTGGATACGGAGAATGTAACCCGCTTCTCCCGAGCTGAAAGATTGCCTCCCCGCACCGTACTTGCAGATGAAGAGTTTAAGTATGATGAACATTTCTGGGAGGACTTCAACGTTATTCCACTGGAGGAAGAACTCAGCAGAATTATAGAGAAAGTAGCGTTAAAGATAGAAAAAATAGATCATCAGGAGGAATAA
- a CDS encoding DUF4250 domain-containing protein translates to MELPKDPMMLFSFINTKLRDCYSSLDELCDDMNVNKETIVGLLQSAGFEYSAEHNKFW, encoded by the coding sequence ATGGAATTGCCTAAAGACCCGATGATGCTTTTCAGCTTCATCAATACGAAATTGCGTGACTGTTATTCTTCATTGGATGAACTCTGTGATGATATGAATGTCAATAAAGAGACGATTGTAGGACTGTTGCAGTCAGCCGGATTTGAATATAGCGCAGAACATAATAAGTTCTGGTAA
- a CDS encoding DUF4421 domain-containing protein, which produces MLKRLIFCLWILLPFSLFAQNEEESSTALDSLSTEKHQGAFMKAIKKFLNFNDFDTTYISPNRYNYALMFDHFTNYEYYSVGTAAPEPQRLRFTPNPRNKIGAYFGWRWIFLGWSVDTDGLLGKKSGKNRGTEFDLSLYSSKLGVDIFYRRTGNDYKIHEVTGFSDRVPSNYSEDFNGLKVNMKGFNLYYIFNNRHFSYPAAFSQSTNQRRNAGTLIAGLSVSTHNLKFDYAKLPEIIQETMSPGMKVRHIKYTNISLNFGYAYNWVFARNCLACLSLSPAVAYKTSRIEKDTEEPSDWYKNFNIDFILRAGVVYNNSKYFVGTSFLGRTYDYYRDNFSLNNGFGTLQIYAGFNFYLKKEHRKKK; this is translated from the coding sequence ATGCTGAAAAGACTTATCTTCTGCCTGTGGATATTGTTACCCTTCTCTTTGTTTGCGCAAAACGAAGAGGAAAGTTCTACCGCACTCGATAGCCTTAGTACCGAAAAGCATCAGGGGGCCTTCATGAAAGCTATAAAGAAATTCCTCAACTTCAATGACTTCGACACAACTTATATAAGCCCCAACCGATACAACTATGCCTTGATGTTCGATCATTTCACAAACTACGAATATTACTCCGTAGGTACCGCCGCCCCCGAACCCCAACGGCTCCGCTTCACCCCCAACCCTCGCAACAAGATAGGGGCTTACTTTGGTTGGCGCTGGATATTTTTAGGATGGTCAGTAGATACGGACGGACTCCTTGGAAAGAAAAGCGGGAAAAACAGAGGGACAGAATTTGACCTCAGCCTTTACAGTTCCAAGTTAGGGGTGGATATTTTCTATCGTCGCACAGGTAACGATTACAAGATCCATGAAGTAACAGGCTTTTCCGACCGTGTTCCTTCTAATTATTCGGAAGACTTCAACGGTCTGAAAGTAAATATGAAAGGATTCAACTTATATTATATCTTCAACAACCGGCATTTCTCCTATCCGGCAGCTTTCAGCCAGTCCACCAACCAACGTCGGAATGCAGGTACACTCATAGCCGGTCTTTCGGTATCTACGCATAATTTGAAGTTTGATTATGCCAAGCTGCCCGAAATCATTCAGGAAACGATGAGTCCCGGAATGAAGGTCAGACACATAAAATATACCAATATCAGCCTCAATTTCGGATATGCCTATAACTGGGTATTTGCCCGTAACTGTCTGGCATGCCTGTCGCTCAGTCCGGCTGTTGCTTACAAGACGTCGCGCATAGAGAAAGACACAGAAGAGCCCAGCGACTGGTACAAGAACTTCAATATTGATTTTATATTACGGGCGGGCGTTGTATACAATAACAGCAAATATTTTGTAGGTACTTCCTTTCTGGGCAGGACGTATGATTATTACCGGGATAACTTCTCCCTGAACAATGGATTCGGGACGTTGCAAATATATGCCGGATTCAACTTCTATCTGAAGAAAGAGCACCGGAAGAAAAAATAA
- a CDS encoding GNAT family N-acetyltransferase, which translates to MECKIRIWKIDDAAELAATLNNKNIQDNLRDGLPYPYTEDDAKYYINEMLKADKNSIFAFAITADDKVVGSIGVFRKDNIHSLTAEIGYYIAEPFWGKGLGTCAIKQTCQYVFSNTDILRIFAEPFSYNIASCRILEKSGFKNEGTLRSNAVKNGQILDMKMYSLLKTDNESYILHKQNSL; encoded by the coding sequence ATGGAATGTAAAATCAGAATATGGAAAATAGATGATGCCGCCGAACTTGCAGCAACCTTAAATAACAAAAACATTCAGGACAACCTTCGGGACGGTCTGCCTTATCCCTACACTGAAGACGATGCAAAATATTATATCAATGAAATGCTGAAGGCCGATAAGAACAGTATTTTCGCCTTCGCCATCACCGCTGATGACAAAGTAGTGGGAAGCATTGGTGTGTTTCGCAAAGATAACATCCACTCGCTGACTGCCGAAATAGGCTATTATATAGCAGAACCTTTTTGGGGCAAAGGCTTGGGAACCTGCGCCATCAAACAGACCTGCCAGTATGTTTTTAGTAACACTGATATCCTCCGTATTTTTGCAGAGCCGTTTAGCTATAATATCGCCTCCTGCCGGATTCTTGAAAAAAGCGGATTCAAAAATGAAGGAACACTCAGAAGTAATGCAGTCAAGAACGGGCAGATTCTGGATATGAAGATGTATTCACTCCTCAAGACTGATAACGAATCATATATTCTGCATAAACAAAATTCATTATGA
- a CDS encoding RNA polymerase sigma factor — MINEDKIRQVYASDPKKGFKMLMDNFQVPIYNYIRRLVVSHEDAEDVLQEVFIRVYRNLDQFRGESSLSTWIYRIATNESLRLLNTRKDEEAIPAEEVQEELIGKLRASDYIDYENELAVKFQEAILSLPEKQRLIFNLRYYDELDYEEISRILDSKVDTLKVNYHYAKEKIKEYILNR, encoded by the coding sequence ATGATAAACGAGGATAAGATCCGGCAGGTATATGCTTCCGACCCGAAGAAAGGGTTTAAGATGCTGATGGATAACTTCCAGGTACCTATATATAATTATATACGGCGTTTGGTTGTGTCGCACGAGGATGCAGAAGATGTTCTTCAGGAAGTCTTTATCCGGGTGTACCGTAATTTGGACCAGTTTCGTGGTGAAAGCTCGCTGAGTACCTGGATATACAGGATTGCAACCAATGAAAGTTTGCGCTTGCTGAATACACGAAAGGATGAAGAAGCAATTCCTGCCGAAGAAGTACAAGAGGAACTGATAGGTAAACTGAGGGCTTCCGATTATATTGATTACGAAAATGAACTGGCAGTCAAGTTTCAGGAAGCCATACTGAGTTTGCCCGAAAAACAACGGCTAATATTCAACCTACGCTATTACGATGAGCTCGATTATGAAGAAATCAGCCGTATACTGGATAGTAAGGTCGATACTCTCAAAGTGAATTATCACTATGCGAAAGAAAAAATAAAAGAATACATCTTAAACAGATAG